The Bacteroidota bacterium genome window below encodes:
- a CDS encoding T9SS type A sorting domain-containing protein, with the protein MKSLLNYRNPAGFPASLFIFTIAFLLIFSAAFSQPMVPNTEMCVPNGLINTVVVDGNYTYIGGSFSYIGPSNGSGVKVTTTNTNYNQDFPRVNGSINICIPDGSGGWYIGGSFTQVGIYTRNRIAHILSNSAVDALWDPNANDIVRTLAISGSDIYAGGAFTTIGGLTRNKIAKLNNTNGNADASWNPNPDNSINTIALSGSDIYAGGIFTTIGGQARNCIAKLNNSDGTADALWDANSANTVSTIAISGSDIYAGGSFTIIGGLARNRIAKLNNTTGAADAAWNANSSGQINTIAISGSDIYAGGMFTTIGGQSRTAIAKLNNTNGNADAAWNAAPNNQVYTITVNGSDVYAGGSFTTIGGQSRARIAKLNNTNGNADGSWIAVAGNVVNTIAISGTDMYLGGTFTSFGGLLRNSCAKINNITGAVDPDWNPSANSNIYAIAISGSDIYIGGDFTTIGGQSRSKIAKLNNTTGAADATWNAAGNSAVNAIAISGSDIYAGGNFTTIGGQTRTRIAKLNNTTGEADANWNQSADAAVNAVLINGSDIYIGGAFTTVGGQERRNVAKLNNTTGAYDGSFYANMGGTVFTMGLSGSYLYLGGSFNSINSTITGRIARLNLLTAALDATWSPNAGAPVYALAISGSDIYAGGDFTSIGGQTRNRLAKLNNTTGDADAVWNPNAGGRVMAIAISGSDIYIGGLFTTMGGNAQQALALFTTRFLPVELSSFTSTVTNQNVTLNWSTTQEENNRGFDIERKSTGTTWKTIGCIQGHGTTNQINNYSFTEHGMASGHYNYRLKQIDYNGNYKYYDLSNEVIIGIPSRYSLSQNYPNPFNPVSVIGYQIPARVFVSLKVFDISGREVVSLVNEVKDAGYYSVKFDAKNLSSGTYFYKLSTDKFNDVKKMVVIK; encoded by the coding sequence ATGAAATCCCTATTAAACTACAGGAATCCTGCCGGATTCCCTGCATCTCTCTTTATTTTCACAATTGCATTTCTATTAATTTTCTCTGCAGCTTTCAGCCAGCCGATGGTTCCTAATACAGAAATGTGTGTACCAAACGGCTTAATCAATACAGTGGTTGTGGACGGAAACTATACGTATATAGGCGGCAGTTTCAGCTATATCGGTCCGAGTAACGGCAGCGGCGTAAAAGTTACTACAACAAATACTAATTACAATCAGGACTTCCCGAGAGTAAACGGCTCAATTAATATTTGCATTCCGGACGGTTCAGGCGGTTGGTATATTGGCGGCTCATTTACTCAGGTAGGAATATACACGAGAAACCGCATCGCTCACATCCTTTCAAACAGCGCTGTTGATGCTTTATGGGACCCTAATGCAAACGATATAGTCAGAACATTAGCAATAAGCGGAAGCGATATTTATGCAGGAGGCGCGTTCACAACAATAGGCGGGCTGACAAGAAACAAAATAGCCAAATTAAACAACACAAACGGAAACGCTGATGCGTCGTGGAATCCAAACCCGGACAATTCTATAAACACTATAGCATTAAGCGGCAGCGATATATATGCGGGCGGAATATTTACGACAATCGGCGGGCAGGCAAGAAACTGTATCGCCAAACTAAACAATTCTGACGGAACTGCCGATGCTTTATGGGATGCGAATTCCGCAAACACAGTCAGCACAATAGCTATAAGCGGAAGCGATATTTATGCAGGCGGTTCTTTCACAATTATAGGCGGCCTGGCAAGAAACAGAATTGCCAAGCTGAACAACACAACAGGTGCAGCAGATGCAGCGTGGAATGCAAACTCAAGCGGTCAGATAAACACAATAGCTATAAGCGGCAGCGATATTTATGCAGGCGGAATGTTCACAACAATCGGCGGACAATCAAGAACTGCAATTGCAAAATTAAATAATACTAACGGAAATGCCGATGCCGCCTGGAATGCAGCACCAAACAACCAGGTTTATACAATCACCGTAAATGGAAGTGATGTTTATGCAGGCGGAAGCTTTACAACAATAGGCGGACAAAGCAGAGCAAGAATTGCAAAACTAAATAATACAAACGGAAATGCCGACGGCTCATGGATTGCTGTAGCCGGCAATGTAGTTAATACCATAGCCATTAGCGGAACTGATATGTATCTGGGCGGAACTTTTACATCTTTCGGGGGACTACTGAGAAATTCATGCGCAAAGATAAATAATATAACGGGCGCAGTTGACCCGGACTGGAATCCCTCTGCAAACAGTAACATCTATGCTATAGCAATAAGCGGAAGTGACATATATATAGGCGGTGATTTTACTACAATCGGCGGTCAGTCAAGAAGCAAAATTGCCAAACTGAACAACACAACGGGCGCAGCAGATGCGACATGGAATGCTGCTGGCAATTCAGCAGTAAATGCAATAGCAATAAGCGGAAGCGATATATATGCCGGCGGAAATTTCACAACAATTGGGGGACAAACAAGAACCCGTATTGCCAAGCTGAACAATACAACCGGAGAAGCAGATGCAAACTGGAATCAAAGCGCAGATGCCGCAGTCAATGCCGTATTAATAAACGGAAGCGATATATATATAGGCGGCGCGTTTACAACAGTCGGCGGCCAGGAAAGAAGAAACGTTGCGAAATTAAATAACACCACCGGCGCATACGATGGTTCATTTTATGCTAATATGGGCGGTACGGTTTTTACAATGGGATTAAGCGGAAGTTATTTGTATCTAGGCGGGTCGTTCAACTCTATCAATAGCACGATAACAGGCAGGATTGCAAGGCTGAATTTATTAACTGCAGCTCTTGATGCTACATGGAGTCCAAATGCAGGCGCCCCCGTTTATGCATTAGCCATTAGCGGCAGCGATATTTATGCCGGAGGTGATTTTACCTCTATCGGCGGACAGACAAGAAACAGACTTGCCAAGCTGAACAATACAACAGGAGATGCTGATGCCGTGTGGAATCCTAATGCCGGCGGCAGAGTTATGGCAATAGCCATAAGCGGCAGCGATATTTATATAGGCGGCTTATTTACAACCATGGGCGGAAATGCGCAGCAAGCTCTGGCTCTTTTTACTACAAGATTTTTACCCGTTGAGCTTTCATCGTTCACTTCAACAGTAACTAATCAAAACGTAACTCTCAACTGGTCAACAACTCAGGAAGAAAATAACAGGGGATTTGATATTGAAAGAAAATCAACCGGCACAACATGGAAAACCATCGGCTGCATTCAAGGACACGGCACAACAAACCAAATAAATAATTACTCATTTACAGAACACGGGATGGCATCGGGTCATTACAATTACCGCCTTAAGCAAATCGATTACAATGGGAACTACAAGTACTACGACTTATCCAATGAAGTTATTATAGGGATTCCTTCAAGGTATAGTCTGAGTCAAAACTACCCCAACCCGTTCAATCCTGTGTCTGTGATTGGGTACCAAATACCTGCAAGAGTTTTTGTATCGCTGAAAGTATTTGATATCAGCGGAAGGGAAGTAGTAAGCTTAGTCAATGAAGTAAAAGATGCGGGATATTATTCTGTTAAGTTCGATGCAAAGAACTTATCAAGCGGAACGTATTTTTATAAACTCTCCACTGATAAATTTAATGATGTTAAGAAGATGGTAGTGATTAAGTAA
- a CDS encoding T9SS type A sorting domain-containing protein gives MKKLFAYLLVTIPLICSGNLCFSQIFTETFNYTADPVNGLATQSGGLWTKLNSGDSILVTSGNLNFPGLTTSTGNNVSYGGSGTDYYRAFTNQTSGTVYASFILRITDISLQTTNGGYTIGFMENGSTTVFGATLWIRNNTASGTTQFNLGINPRTTAGNTVWSPSVLDEGTPYLIVIAYQIVPGATNDSVKLWINPTSFNGAEPYPTLMAANTLTDLTTGVQKIFMRQDASGTTPTLTIDEMRVGTTWADVTPSVITGETITVAGGSFNNITIDNSAVTLGGNDTITGTMTLQNGGLISTTTNYTLFFTPTSTNPAEDAANRIIGTAIMQYRPVGTGALNFLSVGMLAGADDLGDVTIQRISGPDGTLGPGINCNWQIFRTNNPSGRDFTLSFPSIYDNGRDMTHAAVFEFGGPISTWYQTGPTVDISALNPRVVTVTLGPGSGFWWSVSDENHKVPVEMASFTSLVNGNDVNLQWSTVYELNNSGFDVERKFSNSDWIKIGNVKGNGTSYSSHDYSYKDYSLASGRYKYRLKQIDYNGNYKYYDLMNEVVIGVPNKFVLMQNYPNPFNPVTQINYELPITNYVSLKIFDMAGKEVASLVNGVKDAGYYSVTFDAKNFSSGTYFYKLTTDNFSAVKKMVVVK, from the coding sequence ATGAAAAAATTATTTGCATATCTGTTAGTTACCATACCCTTGATATGTTCCGGTAACTTATGTTTTTCACAAATTTTCACAGAGACTTTCAATTATACAGCGGACCCGGTTAACGGCTTAGCGACTCAAAGCGGCGGGCTATGGACTAAACTAAATTCCGGGGATTCCATTTTAGTAACAAGCGGAAATTTAAATTTTCCCGGGCTTACAACTTCAACAGGAAATAATGTAAGCTATGGCGGGTCAGGAACGGATTATTACAGAGCTTTTACCAATCAGACAAGCGGCACCGTTTACGCATCATTCATTTTAAGAATTACAGACATTTCCCTGCAGACTACTAACGGCGGATATACCATTGGATTTATGGAGAACGGCTCAACAACTGTTTTCGGCGCAACTTTATGGATAAGAAATAATACAGCATCAGGCACAACTCAGTTCAATCTTGGAATCAATCCAAGAACCACTGCAGGCAACACCGTATGGTCACCCAGTGTTTTAGACGAAGGCACTCCGTATTTAATTGTCATTGCATATCAGATAGTGCCCGGCGCAACTAACGACAGCGTAAAGCTGTGGATAAATCCGACATCATTTAACGGAGCAGAACCTTACCCGACCTTAATGGCAGCAAATACACTTACTGATTTAACAACAGGAGTTCAGAAAATATTTATGAGGCAGGATGCTTCGGGTACAACTCCCACATTAACAATAGATGAAATGCGTGTAGGTACTACATGGGCAGATGTTACTCCTTCAGTAATTACAGGCGAGACTATTACAGTAGCAGGAGGTTCATTTAATAATATTACGATTGATAACTCGGCAGTAACTCTTGGCGGAAATGATACCATTACAGGAACAATGACTTTACAAAACGGAGGATTGATATCAACTACTACAAATTATACTTTGTTCTTTACGCCAACTTCAACAAATCCTGCTGAAGATGCAGCTAACAGAATAATAGGCACGGCAATAATGCAGTACAGACCCGTAGGTACGGGGGCGCTTAACTTTCTGAGTGTTGGTATGCTCGCGGGAGCCGATGATTTAGGAGATGTAACTATACAAAGAATATCAGGCCCTGACGGAACTCTGGGTCCCGGTATAAACTGCAACTGGCAGATTTTCAGAACTAATAATCCTTCGGGAAGGGATTTTACTTTGTCTTTCCCCTCGATATATGATAATGGAAGAGATATGACTCACGCTGCTGTATTTGAATTTGGGGGACCGATTTCTACATGGTATCAGACGGGTCCGACCGTTGATATATCTGCACTTAATCCCCGTGTTGTAACTGTTACGTTAGGACCGGGTTCGGGTTTCTGGTGGTCAGTATCCGACGAAAATCATAAAGTACCTGTTGAGATGGCATCGTTTACATCTCTTGTAAACGGCAACGATGTAAATTTACAATGGAGTACGGTCTATGAATTAAACAACTCAGGGTTCGATGTAGAAAGAAAATTTTCAAACAGCGACTGGATTAAAATCGGCAACGTAAAAGGAAACGGAACTTCATACTCGTCTCACGATTATTCCTATAAAGATTATTCTTTAGCTTCAGGAAGATATAAATACAGATTAAAGCAAATAGATTACAACGGGAATTACAAATATTATGATTTGATGAATGAAGTTGTGATTGGAGTTCCGAATAAATTTGTTCTGATGCAGAATTATCCGAACCCGTTCAATCCTGTTACACAGATTAATTACGAATTACCAATTACAAATTACGTTTCACTAAAAATATTTGATATGGCAGGTAAAGAAGTTGCTTCATTGGTAAACGGAGTTAAGGATGCCGGATATTACAGCGTTACATTCGATGCTAAAAATTTTTCAAGCGGAACGTATTTTTATAAGCTGACAACGGATAACTTCAGCGCTGTTAAGAAAATGGTAGTAGTGAAATAG